A genomic segment from Diospyros lotus cultivar Yz01 chromosome 5, ASM1463336v1, whole genome shotgun sequence encodes:
- the LOC127802275 gene encoding uncharacterized protein LOC127802275, protein MEFLRMAELMILWLRIRSTRVALVGGNHTAARSAKQSVLGRFEMELACGYQRLNRIKAKGLKGEAMGFNSNTLLVIRLPKTQALRVLSRSLFLAVLLWALPSIGSILTGPQASFTDLFEANSVGFNWVSVLFHDLAQQGLLKEGEMALVLGSNSMDFSGFFNANEIYFATESDLDAEMSSIPDQRFDFVFSLDSGTADLVDRVLKIGGVLVMQLSNDPSDAFQQHSNYRIAYIRRFDSTIVAMRKTGLADELVLSPRKLRKCGSLMEGRRAALKGLEDVLLEPPRREMQGKMRTKFLPDLSGDSLQSYSRRVFITDDNAGSVQWFYHNYPTRDQYFEVFNLDIKVYDVEKANELALSRRMPMMVSDWLTKNVREEDFVVMKAEAQVVEEMIREKTICLVDELFLECNNKGHVGNEGKRAYWECLALYGRLRDEGVAVHQWWG, encoded by the exons ATGGAGTTTCTGCGGATGGCGGAATTAATGATCCTCTGGTTAAGAATCCGAAGCACCCGTGTGGCACTTGTGGGTGGAAACCACACCGCCGCCAG ATCTGCAAAGCAATCTGTTCTTGGTCGATTTGAGATGGAATTGGCTTGTGGGTATCAACGCTTGAACCGAATTAAGGCCAAAGGGTTGAAAGGTGAGGCGATGGGATTCAATTCCAACACCCTCTTGGTCATTCGCCTGCCCAAGACGCAGGCTCTCAGAGTTTTGtctcgatctctctttctcgccGTCTTGCTCTGGGCATTGCCGTCGATTGGGTCCATTTTGACGGGGCCTCAAGCTTCTTTCACCGATCTGTTCGAAGCGAATTCGGTTGGTTTCAATTGGGTTTCGGTGCTTTTTCACGACTTGGCCCAGCAAGGCCTGCTCAAGGAAGGCGAAATGGCTCTGGTTTTGGGATCTAATTCGATGGATTTTTCGGGTTTTTTTAACGCGAACGAGATTTATTTCGCTACCGAATCTGACCTGGATGCCGAGATGTCTTCGATCCCGGATCAAAGATTTGATTTCGTGTTCTCATTGGACTCTGGAACTGCAGATCTGGTGGATCGGGTTCTGAAAATTGGCGGCGTTTTGGTTATGCAGCTGAGCAATGATCCTTCTGATGCTTTCCAACAGCACTCGAATTACAGAATTGCGTACATTCGGCGATTCGACTCCACCATTGTTGCAATGAGGAAGACTGGTTTGGCGGATGAGTTGGTGCTTTCTCCAAGAAAGCTGCGAAAATGTGGCAGTTTAATGGAAGGAAGGAGGGCAGCTTTGAAGGGTTTGGAAGATGTATTACTCGAGCCACCGCGCAGAGAAATGCAGGGAAAGATGAGAACCAAGTTCTTGCCGGATTTATCTGGAGATTCCCTCCAGAGTTATAGCCGGAGAGTTTTCATCACAGATGACAATGCCGGTTCTGTACAATGGTTTTATCACAATTATCCCACGAGGGATCAGTATTTTGAGGTTTTCAATTTGGACATCAAGGTTTATGACGTGGAGAAAGCAAACGAATTGGCCTTAAGCAGAAGGATGCCAATGATGGTGTCGGATTGGTTGACAAAGAATGTCAGGGAGGAGGACTTTGTTGTGATGAAAGCTGAAGCACAAGTTGTGGAAGAGATGATAAGGGAGAAGACGATTTGTTTGGTGGACGAACTGTTTTTGGAGTGCAATAACAAAGGGCATGTTGGTAATGAAGGTAAAAGAGCGTATTGGGAGTGCTTGGCATTGTATGGAAGGCTGAGAGATGAGGGGGTTGCTGTGCATCAGTGGTGGGGGTGA
- the LOC127801604 gene encoding protein PELPK1-like, translated as MAYQDSSTSSLMLLVILSSMASNIVMGEAHRLLETTLPELPNPELPPLPHVPELPKPELPPLPKVELPLVPQLPTLPKPELPTMLKPELPVMSKPKQTVMPKPELSAVPKPELPVVPKPELPTMPKPELPIVPKPELPTMPKPELPTVPKPELPTLPKPELPTVPKPELPKKPEVPSVPHLPDLGKPTLPTLPKDIPIPLVPKAKP; from the coding sequence ATGGCTTATCAGGATTCCTCAACCTCCTCGTTGATGCTACTAGTTATTTTATCATCAATGGCTAGCAACATAGTGATGGGAGAGGCTCATCGCCTACTGGAAACCACTTTGCCTGAGCTTCCTAATCCTGAGCTGCCACCACTTCCCCATGTCCCGGAGCTTCCCAAGCCTGAGCTCCCACCTCTGCCTAAAGTCGAATTGCCACTGGTACCTCAGCTTCCAACTCTGCCCAAGCCTGAGCTGCCAACTATGCTAAAACCTGAGTTACCGGTTATGTCCAAACCTAAGCAAACTGTCATGCCAAAACCTGAGTTGTCTGCTGTGCCCAAACCTGAATTGCCTGTTGTGCCCAAGCCTGAGTTGCCTACCATGCCAAAACCTGAGCTGCCTATTGTGCCAAAACCTGAGTTGCCAACCATGCCCAAGCCTGAGCTGCCTACCGTGCCCAAACCTGAGTTGCCAACTTTGCCAAAACCTGAGCTACCCACTGTACCGAAGCCTGAATTGCCAAAAAAGCCAGAAGTACCATCAGTACCCCATCTCCCCGACCTTGGTAAACCCACATTGCCAACCCTGCCCAAGGACATTCCAATTCCTTTAGTGCCCAAAGCTAAACCTTGA
- the LOC127801915 gene encoding peptidyl-prolyl cis-trans isomerase FKBP12, protein MGVEKEVLRAGTGPRPVAGQSVTVHCTGYGKNGDLSQKFWSTKDPGQQPFTFKIGKGSVIKGWDEGVMGMQVGEVARLRCSPDYAYGPSGFPAWGIQPNSVLVFEIEVLSAN, encoded by the exons ATGGGAGTGGAAAAGGAAGTTCTCAGAGCCGGAACTGGCCCCAGACCCGTCGCCGGCCAGAGCGTCACCGTCCACTGCACTGGTTACG GGAAAAATGGTGATCTTTCTCAGAAGTTCTGGAG CACCAAGGACCCTGGGCAGCAGCCATTCACCTTCAAAATTGGCAAAGGCTCCGTTATCAAAG GATGGGATGAAGGTGTGATGGGGATGCAGGTGGGAGAAGTTGCCCGGCTGCGG TGCTCTCCTGACTATGCTTATGGTCCCAGTGGATTCCCTGCATGGGGTATTCAGCCAAACTCAGTCCTGGTTTTTGAGATTGAAGTCCTGAGTGCGAATTAG